Genomic segment of Neofelis nebulosa isolate mNeoNeb1 chromosome 17, mNeoNeb1.pri, whole genome shotgun sequence:
CAAACTGTGGGAACCTGGAGGAATTTTAGAGGCATATTTAAAGACAAGACCTGAGGCCCCGGGAGATGGGAGGCCCATCCAGGGTCCCTGCTGGAGCTTTGGGCCCTGTCGGGCCTGCCTCACTGACCTCTGGAGAACCCTGAAAGCCTTCCTCCTTGGGAGTCCCCAGCCACCCTAGGCACCCAACCCTTAGAGAATCCACACTCTATTCTCAAAAATGGAAAAGGCTGCAGGGACGAGCCCGTTGTCACCACCGCCAGGCTGCACACACCCAATGGTCCTTGGTTCGGAATCACCAGAGCCCAGCCCTGTGGGCCAGCCAGGACCACCTGGCAGCCAGAGGCTCTGAGAGCAGGCCCTTCCTCAAGCAGGAGGCTGGAACGAAGCAGCCCGGTGAGAAGACAACCGGGGACTGGGGAGACCTCGGCCAGCCGGCCCAGCTGCTCTCACAGCGGGGTGCATTCCTGTCTGCTCCGCCAGGATTTGCCCCAGAGAAGGGCAGACGCAGAGGGCTCTGCAGATCTGGATGGCCTCCGCCATCCAGAGGAAGGCCTGTCCTTCCCGGGGCCTGTCCTGGGCCTGTGGAAAGCTTTGTGCTGCGTGTGTCggagcagccccctcccccgcacgCCCGTCCTGCGGGCACGCCGGCCCTCACCGATGGCGTTGTGTATGTCCTTGACGGTACTCTTCAGCTGCTCGGACAACGGCTCCGTCTTCACCCCCGAGGCCTGGGGCTCAGGCGGCCTCCCAcgcccccggccccacccctcAGAAGCGGCCAAGAAGTGTTCGAGGTCTTCGAAGGAGCTGTGTCTGCTCTGCACGCCCGGCGGGGTGTGTGCCAGCGGGGAGGCAGGCCCGGCGGGGCCGCCGTCCGCCCCTCCCTCGGGGGGGCCGGCGTGCGGCGGGGGCGTGGGGGGGCTGCCGTGGGTGCCGTCCGGGGGCCGAGGGGCGGGGCCCGGCTCCGCGGGGGAGAGCACGCAGTAGAGGCTCTGCGAGGGCCGGAGCCGCCGGCTCCCGGGAGCCCGCAGCCCGTCGGCGTCTGGGGACAAGGCGCAGCAGCCGGGGGCGGAAGCGGCGCCCGCGGCGCCCCTGCTCACGACGGGGTACAGCGCCCGGTACACCGCACACTGGAGCTTCTTCAGGAGCTGCGAGATGGGGTGGTCGGGAACGCTGCGCAGAGGAAGAGGCGCGGGGCTGTGGCGCGGGGCCCGGCCCCGCTGGACGGGTTTTGGCGGAGCAACCCTTGAATTGTTTCCTCGGGAGCGAATGTGGCAGATAAAGTCTGacccgagccccccccccccgcccccggcaggTAAAAGACCAGCAGGGTGGCTGGATGGGGGGCGTCTGCAAGCCCAGCCCCGCCGAGGGGGCCTGAGCGTGGCGCGTTCGGCCACCCCCGCCCGCCTCCTTCACCCCTTCCCTTTCTGATCTTTTTGGCCGCTGTCAGGGCCAAccagggggccgggggggggggggggtggggggggggggaggccctGGTACCTGAGCAGGTGGGAGACCAGGCTGGTCACCAGCGACAGGTCCCCCGGGCTCTTCTTGAGCTGGGCTCTCCAGTGCTTCGGCCAGTCCTGCAGGGCAGGAGTCTCTGGAGGGCACAGCGGGGTCCCCACAACCTTCCCTGCCAAGGCCGCACCCCAGGCCAGCACCACACTGTCCGTGTCCTCCCTGGGGCGTAGGGAAGGCCCACGCCAACAGGCctcaggaccccccccccccccaatagcaACCTGTGACAACCCCACCCCTGTGCCCAGTGGCGGGGACTCACGTGGTCTTGCTCGTACTCGAGGATGGCGGCATAGAGGGCCCGCTGCTCCCGCTCCTCCGGGGTCAGGGCCACCTGACTGCAGAACCTCCTGGGGAGGAagacaggggctgggggcctccgagctgggtgggcaggggagggagcccCCAGCAGCCCACTCAGCAGCCCCGAGACCTGTGGGAGGAGACGCACCTGTCGGCTGCCTCCTGGAGCCGCAGCCGCcgctcctccctcttcctctgcagcTGTGCCAGCAGGGTCAAGGCTGTGTCTGTCCTGAGGACCCCCATCGGGAGGTGAGgccgggtggggcggggcggggcagcgGGGCCTGAGGGCGGGTGCTCACTCAGGGAAGGGAGCAAGCCCTAGCTGACCTGAAGGATGGGGAGGAGCCCGTGGGTGCTGAGAGGAACAGAACGCCCGCCCGCCCGTGTGAAGGCCAGGAAGGCAGGAGCCGCCCCTCCAGGGCAGTCTCTCTGAGGCTGGAAGAGTTCTGTTCCACACTCCGACCCTGGCACCTtcacttcccccctccccgcctccttcAGCCAGGAcaccagggaagggcagaaaggataCGGTCTCCTCCCGGGCTTTGGCGATCACAAGGTTCTCCATCACCTGCCGCTGCAGGGACAGGGTctaggaagggaaggagaaaataaagcctGTTCCTCTTCCACCGGCAACCCAGACCCTCCCTGGGACCCGCTTACCAGGGAGGTCTTCTGCAGGGCCTGGCTGGGGTCCAGACGGGCCATCCGGGCCTCGTAGGCGGCCTTCAGCTTCTGGTTCTGCAGAGAGGCTTCCTGCAGGGGCGTCAGCTCCCTGCAGACAGAGACGAGCTGCTGTGCTGTCCAGGCCCCAGGAAGCCCTGGAGTGCCCCCCTGACTGCGCTCTGAGACCGGAAGAAGGCGGTGATGGGGGCAGGCAGgaaatgggaaggagggaggaggtgcaGGGTGGGCTGGAGACCTCTGTCCTGCTGCAACCTGGGCCTGCAGTCGCCAGGCCTCCTGTGTTTTCAAGAAAAGCGGCACACTGCGCTTTCCGCATCCACACGTTGGGCAACAACACGGAACTTTTTAGGGGCATCATGTGAGCCAAACAGCTAGATAACTTTGCCACCCGTGGGAGAGAGAACCAAAGCCTGCTTATTAGAAATAGGTGCCGAGGGCCAACCTCCATGCCTCCACCCAAACTGCTGGTGTCACATGTCTTCATGCTTCTGTGGTAGGAGAGGGTAAGCTGTGAGGATGCCAACTGGCAAGGGAAAATGTGTCCCGGGGTGGGAGTCCCGTGGGGAGTCCCGCCCCGCGATGGCACATGCAGAAATGAGGTAGCAGTGGCCCCCAAGgcctggcagcagcagcagcgccAGGAGGAGCCAGCCTTGTTTATCCTCCTGGGGGTTCTTCTGTCTGTGTCTAAGTGAGTTTTATCAGTTCCAGAAGCTTATATACTGTTATCTCTTCAAATaatgcctctcttcctctttctttcttctctttttctggaactcCAATAATCTTGTGTCAGATCTCCTAGCTCTGTCTCAGATTTCGTCTTCTTTCCTCCCCCTATGAGAGCCATTCTGGATATCTTTTGATCTTTCAACCAATTCGCTCATTCTTTCTTCAACTACATCTACTCTGTTGGTACAATATTGACcacgtgtgtctgtgtgcgtgtgtgtgtgttcactggagaatataatttgttattatttccaattcgtttttgaaaacaattttggtattatattttctgtttcctttcaacGTGGTTCTTTATTTGCTGGGTTATACTCTCTGGCCTTTTGTTCCCTGCagctattttcaaatttgcttttcACTTTCGTCACTGAGGACAACATGACTGTGTTGTGATGTGTGTCTGGTAACTTCCCCTGAACACTTGGAAGTCTGTGTCTGCTATTACTCTGTaaatttctggtttctttttgtgCTTGGTTAGCTCTCACTGTGCATCATTTGTGCATGCCGAAGATGCTTTTGTCCAAAGGGGATCTGCATCTGTTTTTGCCAAGTGCAAGGGTATTTCCATTCCGGGACCCACTTTAACTGAATTCGTTGTGGTTAGCTCACTTTGCCTGGACTTCAAACCCCGGCCCGGCCCACCTTCCGTTTTGCCCCAGCTTACTTCTTAGAACTTTGTGACTCTACCACTTGAAGCTTCTGGAAGATCTCGGgcggcagaaagggagagagtttCCCCCCTTCATCTGAGTACACCCGGCGATGTCGGCTGGTCGGTGAGGGGACAGGAGCAGCCGTGGGCATGGCTGGCTTCAGGTGCGTTTTCCCTGCAACACACACATGAGCAAGGGTCAGCATGGAATCCGACGTTCCAGAGAGGCAGACTTTGGGGGAGATGCCCCAGGAAAACTTGCTAGAGACCCACCGAGCTTGGCAGCCGTTGACTGGGCCCTCTCCAGACACTGCTCGGCCAGCCTCAGCATCTTCGAGGTGTCCGGGGCCACAGTTTCCCCACCTTCTggggataaagagaaaagagagctgGTCACCCTCACCTTTATTATTAAACCGATTCTTGCCGAGACAAAAACGAGGACAAATTCACCCCCTCCTCATCTCTCCCTCCCAGGTCGCCACCCCCTCCTCATCTCTGACCTCTAGGCGACCCCATCTCCTCATTTCTGATCACCTGCTCTGGGCTTACCTCCTGACGCTATGTGGGCGCTGAGCTTG
This window contains:
- the VPS9D1 gene encoding VPS9 domain-containing protein 1 isoform X6; this translates as MAAAAGDGAVKPLQCAMKLANGAIELDTGNRPREAYTEYLRSIHYISQVLLEEVETTKGGETVAPDTSKMLRLAEQCLERAQSTAAKLGKTHLKPAMPTAAPVPSPTSRHRRVYSDEGGKLSPFLPPEIFQKLQVVESQSSKKELTPLQEASLQNQKLKAAYEARMARLDPSQALQKTSLTLSLQRQVMENLVIAKAREETLQRKREERRLRLQEAADRRFCSQVALTPEEREQRALYAAILEYEQDHDWPKHWRAQLKKSPGDLSLVTSLVSHLLSVPDHPISQLLKKLQCAVYRALYPVVSRGAAGAASAPGCCALSPDADGLRAPGSRRLRPSQSLYCVLSPAEPGPAPRPPDGTHGSPPTPPPHAGPPEGGADGGPAGPASPLAHTPPGVQSRHSSFEDLEHFLAASEGWGRGRGRPPEPQASGVKTEPLSEQLKSTVKDIHNAIDRLLSLTLLAFEGLNAAASKDRCLACIEEPFFSPLWPLLLALYRSVHRLREAALSRSMELYRNAPPTAIGVPTKLLPRGLEATGAGAFPYCAAAQELGLLVLESCPQKKLECIVRVLRVICACAEGYCRAQEAASEARPQLGAAAIGADDLLPILSFVVLRSGLPQLVSECAALEEFIHEGYLIGEEGYCLTSLQSALSYVELLPRGALGK
- the VPS9D1 gene encoding VPS9 domain-containing protein 1 isoform X3; translation: MAAAAGDGAVKPLQCAMKLANGAIELDTGNRPREAYTEYLRSIHYISQVLLEEVETTKGGETVAPDTSKMLRLAEQCLERAQSTAAKLGKTHLKPAMPTAAPVPSPTSRHRRVYSDEGGKLSPFLPPEIFQKLQVVESQSSKKELTPLQEASLQNQKLKAAYEARMARLDPSQALQKTSLTLSLQRQVMENLVIAKAREETLQRKREERRLRLQEAADRRFCSQVALTPEEREQRALYAAILEYEQDHDWPKHWRAQLKKSPGDLSLVTSLVSHLLSVPDHPISQLLKKLQCAVYRALYPVVSRGAAGAASAPGCCALSPDADGLRAPGSRRLRPSQSLYCVLSPAEPGPAPRPPDGTHGSPPTPPPHAGPPEGGADGGPAGPASPLAHTPPGVQSRHSSFEDLEHFLAASEGWGRGRGRPPEPQASGVKTEPLSEQLKSTVKDIHNAIDRLLSLTLLAFEGLNAAASKDRCLACIEEPFFSPLWPLLLALYRSVHRLREAALSRSMELYRNAPPTAIGVPTKLLPRGLEATGAGAFPYCAAAQELGLLVLESCPQKKLECIVRVLRVICACAEGYCRAQEAASEARPQLGAAAIDCHPWAPWARVLCVLQGLPWHLFSSLRCLFRRIAAPGSDPSGADDLLPILSFVVLRSGLPQLVSECAALEEFIHEGYLIGEEGYCLTSLQSALSYVELLPRGALGK
- the VPS9D1 gene encoding VPS9 domain-containing protein 1 isoform X1, translated to MAAAAGDGAVKPLQCAMKLANGAIELDTGNRPREAYTEYLRSIHYISQVLLEEVETTKEGGETVAPDTSKMLRLAEQCLERAQSTAAKLGKTHLKPAMPTAAPVPSPTSRHRRVYSDEGGKLSPFLPPEIFQKLQVVESQSSKKELTPLQEASLQNQKLKAAYEARMARLDPSQALQKTSLTLSLQRQVMENLVIAKAREETLQRKREERRLRLQEAADRRFCSQVALTPEEREQRALYAAILEYEQDHDWPKHWRAQLKKSPGDLSLVTSLVSHLLSVPDHPISQLLKKLQCAVYRALYPVVSRGAAGAASAPGCCALSPDADGLRAPGSRRLRPSQSLYCVLSPAEPGPAPRPPDGTHGSPPTPPPHAGPPEGGADGGPAGPASPLAHTPPGVQSRHSSFEDLEHFLAASEGWGRGRGRPPEPQASGVKTEPLSEQLKSTVKDIHNAIDRLLSLTLLAFEGLNAAASKDRCLACIEEPFFSPLWPLLLALYRSVHRLREAALSRSMELYRNAPPTAIGVPTKLLPRGLEATGAGAFPYCAAAQELGLLVLESCPQKKLECIGRKRCESSIFGRELPSSASSTRAGRGRCQGVVLGLAPLGPLLKPRFWATVRVLRVICACAEGYCRAQEAASEARPQLGAAAIDCHPWAPWARVLCVLQGLPWHLFSSLRCLFRRIAAPGSDPSGADDLLPILSFVVLRSGLPQLVSECAALEEFIHEGYLIGEEGYCLTSLQSALSYVELLPRGALGK
- the VPS9D1 gene encoding VPS9 domain-containing protein 1 isoform X5, translated to MAAAAGDGAVKPLQCAMKLANGAIELDTGNRPREAYTEYLRSIHYISQVLLEEVETTKEGGETVAPDTSKMLRLAEQCLERAQSTAAKLGKTHLKPAMPTAAPVPSPTSRHRRVYSDEGGKLSPFLPPEIFQKLQVVESQSSKKELTPLQEASLQNQKLKAAYEARMARLDPSQALQKTSLTLSLQRQVMENLVIAKAREETLQRKREERRLRLQEAADRRFCSQVALTPEEREQRALYAAILEYEQDHDWPKHWRAQLKKSPGDLSLVTSLVSHLLSVPDHPISQLLKKLQCAVYRALYPVVSRGAAGAASAPGCCALSPDADGLRAPGSRRLRPSQSLYCVLSPAEPGPAPRPPDGTHGSPPTPPPHAGPPEGGADGGPAGPASPLAHTPPGVQSRHSSFEDLEHFLAASEGWGRGRGRPPEPQASGVKTEPLSEQLKSTVKDIHNAIDRLLSLTLLAFEGLNAAASKDRCLACIEEPFFSPLWPLLLALYRSVHRLREAALSRSMELYRNAPPTAIGVPTKLLPRGLEATGAGAFPYCAAAQELGLLVLESCPQKKLECIVRVLRVICACAEGYCRAQEAASEARPQLGAAAIGADDLLPILSFVVLRSGLPQLVSECAALEEFIHEGYLIGEEGYCLTSLQSALSYVELLPRGALGK
- the VPS9D1 gene encoding VPS9 domain-containing protein 1 isoform X2, which gives rise to MAAAAGDGAVKPLQCAMKLANGAIELDTGNRPREAYTEYLRSIHYISQVLLEEVETTKEGGETVAPDTSKMLRLAEQCLERAQSTAAKLGKTHLKPAMPTAAPVPSPTSRHRRVYSDEGGKLSPFLPPEIFQKLQVVESQSSKKELTPLQEASLQNQKLKAAYEARMARLDPSQALQKTSLTLSLQRQVMENLVIAKAREETLQRKREERRLRLQEAADRRFCSQVALTPEEREQRALYAAILEYEQDHDWPKHWRAQLKKSPGDLSLVTSLVSHLLSVPDHPISQLLKKLQCAVYRALYPVVSRGAAGAASAPGCCALSPDADGLRAPGSRRLRPSQSLYCVLSPAEPGPAPRPPDGTHGSPPTPPPHAGPPEGGADGGPAGPASPLAHTPPGVQSRHSSFEDLEHFLAASEGWGRGRGRPPEPQASGVKTEPLSEQLKSTVKDIHNAIDRLLSLTLLAFEGLNAAASKDRCLACIEEPFFSPLWPLLLALYRSVHRLREAALSRSMELYRNAPPTAIGVPTKLLPRGLEATGAGAFPYCAAAQELGLLVLESCPQKKLECIVRVLRVICACAEGYCRAQEAASEARPQLGAAAIDCHPWAPWARVLCVLQGLPWHLFSSLRCLFRRIAAPGSDPSGADDLLPILSFVVLRSGLPQLVSECAALEEFIHEGYLIGEEGYCLTSLQSALSYVELLPRGALGK
- the VPS9D1 gene encoding VPS9 domain-containing protein 1 isoform X7, which gives rise to MLRLAEQCLERAQSTAAKLGKTHLKPAMPTAAPVPSPTSRHRRVYSDEGGKLSPFLPPEIFQKLQVVESQSSKKELTPLQEASLQNQKLKAAYEARMARLDPSQALQKTSLTLSLQRQVMENLVIAKAREETLQRKREERRLRLQEAADRRFCSQVALTPEEREQRALYAAILEYEQDHDWPKHWRAQLKKSPGDLSLVTSLVSHLLSVPDHPISQLLKKLQCAVYRALYPVVSRGAAGAASAPGCCALSPDADGLRAPGSRRLRPSQSLYCVLSPAEPGPAPRPPDGTHGSPPTPPPHAGPPEGGADGGPAGPASPLAHTPPGVQSRHSSFEDLEHFLAASEGWGRGRGRPPEPQASGVKTEPLSEQLKSTVKDIHNAIDRLLSLTLLAFEGLNAAASKDRCLACIEEPFFSPLWPLLLALYRSVHRLREAALSRSMELYRNAPPTAIGVPTKLLPRGLEATGAGAFPYCAAAQELGLLVLESCPQKKLECIVRVLRVICACAEGYCRAQEAASEARPQLGAAAIDCHPWAPWARVLCVLQGLPWHLFSSLRCLFRRIAAPGSDPSGADDLLPILSFVVLRSGLPQLVSECAALEEFIHEGYLIGEEGYCLTSLQSALSYVELLPRGALGK
- the VPS9D1 gene encoding VPS9 domain-containing protein 1 isoform X4, with the translated sequence MAAAAGDGAVKPLQCAMKLANGAIELDTGNRPREAYTEYLRSIHYISQVLLEEVETTKEGGETVAPDTSKMLRLAEQCLERAQSTAAKLGKTHLKPAMPTAAPVPSPTSRHRRVYSDEGGKLSPFLPPEIFQKLQVVESQSSKKELTPLQEASLQNQKLKAAYEARMARLDPSQALQKTSLTLSLQRQVMENLVIAKAREETLQRKREERRLRLQEAADRRFCSQVALTPEEREQRALYAAILEYEQDHDWPKHWRAQLKKSPGDLSLVTSLVSHLLSVPDHPISQLLKKLQCAVYRALYPVVSRGAAGAASAPGCCALSPDADGLRAPGSRRLRPSQSLYCVLSPAEPGPAPRPPDGTHGSPPTPPPHAGPPEGGADGGPAGPASPLAHTPPGVQSRHSSFEDLEHFLAASEGWGRGRGRPPEPQASGVKTEPLSEQLKSTVKDIHNAIDRLLSLTLLAFEGLNAAASKDRCLACIEEPFFSPLWPLLLALYRSVHRLREAALSRSMELYRNAPPTAIGVPTKLLPRGLEATGAGAFPYCAAAQELGLLVLESCPQKKLECIVRVLRVICACAEGYCRAQEAASEARPQLGAAAISLRCLFRRIAAPGSDPSGADDLLPILSFVVLRSGLPQLVSECAALEEFIHEGYLIGEEGYCLTSLQSALSYVELLPRGALGK